The following coding sequences are from one Sciurus carolinensis chromosome 11, mSciCar1.2, whole genome shotgun sequence window:
- the LOC124959311 gene encoding olfactory receptor 4P4-like: MGKRNTITVFILLGLSHNKNIEILCFILFLVCYIAIWMGNVLIMVSITCTQLINQPMYFFLNYLSLSNLCYTSTVTPKLMTDLLVEEKTISYNNYMAQFFTTHLFGVMEIFILTGMVYESYVAICKPLHYAAIMSRRRCNTIILAYWIEGFVHSASQFLLTIFLPFCGPNEIDHYFCDVYPLLKLTCSNTHIIGLFVIANSELIALVTFGVLMFSYFFILYTIRGYSMQSHSKALSTSSSHITVVVLFFAPALFIYIRPATTFPEDKVFALFYTIIAPMYNPLIYTLRNTEMKDALRKVWCHQTLLERK; encoded by the coding sequence ATGGGAAAAAGGAATACTATCACTGTATTTATTCTCCTGGGACTTTCCCACAATAAGAACATAGAAATCCTctgctttatattatttttagtttgctaCATTGCTATTTGGATGGGAAATGTGCTCATAATGGTTTCTATCACATGCACTCAGCTCATCAACCagcccatgtatttcttcctcaatTACCTCTCCCTTTCTAACCTCTGCTACACATCCACAGTGACCCCTAAATTAATGACTGACTTATTGGTTGAAGAGAAGACGATTTCCTATAATAACTACATGGCACAGTTCTTTACCACACATTTATTTGGAGTCATGGAAATCTTCATCCTCACGGGGATGGTCTATGAaagctatgtggccatctgcaagcccctgcACTATGCTGCCATCATGAGCAGGCGGAGGTGCAACACAATCATCCTGGCCTACTGGATTGAGGGATTTGTACACTCTGCTAGTCAGTTTCTTCTCACTATATTCTTACCATTCTGTGGCCCCAATGAGATAGATCACTACTTCTGTGATGTGTATCCTTTGCTGAAATTGACCTGTTCTAATACACACATAATAGGTCTCTTTGTCATTGCTAATTCAGAGTTAATTGCTCTGGTGACTTTTGGTGTcttgatgttttcttattttttcatattgtacaCCATAAGGGGATACTCCATGCAGAGCCACAGCAAAGCTCTTTCCACATCCAGTTCCCACATAACTGTTGTGGTCCTGTTTTTTGCACCTGCACTATTCATCTACATTAGACCAGCCACGACTTTCCCAGAAGACAAAGTGTTTGCTCTTTTCTACACCATCATTGCTCCCATGTACAACCCTCTGATCTACACACTGAGAAACACAGAGATGAAGGATGCTTTGAGAAAAGTTTGGTGTCATCAGACACTTCtggaaagaaagtaa